In one Sphingomonas sanguinis genomic region, the following are encoded:
- a CDS encoding TonB-dependent receptor domain-containing protein, whose translation MPATAADRVSLDLPAGTVGAQVMALGRVARVNIVVPDAGLWRRPVPALRGALSVEQALVAIARGSGARVEALGPGSWRLTPRLRSPAPKPKPRPRPPADVQGEDVVVTASKRDTTRDHFAGQVVQVAGADLELGGAGGTSKLADRMTAIASTYLGAGRNKLFIRGIADSSFTGPTQATVGQYFGDLRLSYNAPDPDLRLADLAAVEVLEGPQGTLYGAGSLGGLIRLVPHAPDPTRFGGSAMLGGSATTNGAPGADAQAVLNVPVIADRLAIRLVADSASEGGYINKPLLGRTDVNRTRIAGGRAAVKADLGGGWSIEAVGIGQRIRGADSQYADREGPPLTRSAPVTEGFSADFGQAQLILSGRIGQVRFRTSSGITAHDLMERYDATPPGGPVQLFAQANATRMQANETRAWHSAPDGSGWLAGVSYVHNRTRLTRLFGEPGDLLPRTGVVNTVEEATLYGEASLRLLPGLLTTGGLRVTRSVLDGAGEDLPLALSFQALARLREVTARRAQTILLPSASALIDLTPGAQLFLRYQQGFRPGGLTIEGPLVRRFRNDRVATIEAGLRTGQPVRDRFDGSLTLAHTSWRDIQADFIDATGLPSTANIGDGQLWTLEALAGFRIAEGLRVEGAVSYNDSRIDEPSSAQAFALMDGLSADRATILARLSQIPNIARFTGRAGAVYRRMLAGGRDLRIDGWLRYVGSSRLGVGPILGERQGSYLDSGVTARLGLGRYGLTAGITNLADVRGNRFALGTPFTTGRDQVTPLRPRTLRIGLDAAF comes from the coding sequence ATGCCCGCGACCGCCGCCGATCGCGTTTCGCTCGACCTGCCCGCCGGAACCGTGGGGGCCCAGGTGATGGCGCTGGGTCGCGTGGCGCGCGTCAATATCGTGGTCCCTGATGCCGGGCTATGGCGCCGCCCGGTGCCCGCCTTACGCGGGGCCTTGTCGGTCGAACAGGCGCTGGTCGCCATCGCGCGCGGCAGCGGCGCGCGGGTCGAAGCGCTAGGACCCGGAAGCTGGCGATTGACCCCGCGCCTCCGCTCGCCCGCGCCGAAGCCGAAACCGCGCCCCCGGCCGCCAGCGGACGTACAAGGCGAGGATGTCGTCGTCACCGCCAGCAAGCGCGACACGACCCGCGACCACTTTGCAGGGCAGGTGGTGCAGGTGGCGGGGGCCGATCTGGAGCTGGGCGGGGCGGGCGGCACGTCGAAGCTGGCTGACCGGATGACCGCTATCGCCTCCACCTATCTGGGTGCAGGGCGGAACAAGCTGTTTATCCGGGGCATTGCCGATTCCAGCTTCACCGGCCCTACCCAGGCGACCGTGGGCCAGTATTTCGGCGATCTGCGCCTCAGCTACAATGCGCCCGATCCCGATCTGCGGCTCGCGGATCTCGCGGCGGTCGAGGTGCTGGAGGGGCCGCAGGGCACCCTGTATGGCGCGGGATCGCTGGGCGGTTTGATCCGGCTGGTGCCCCATGCGCCTGACCCGACGCGCTTCGGAGGTTCGGCGATGCTGGGCGGTTCGGCCACCACCAACGGCGCGCCGGGCGCGGATGCGCAGGCGGTGCTGAACGTGCCCGTCATCGCCGACCGGCTGGCGATCCGGCTGGTCGCCGACAGCGCGAGCGAGGGCGGCTATATCAACAAGCCGCTGCTCGGCCGTACCGACGTCAACCGCACCCGGATCGCAGGCGGTCGCGCGGCGGTGAAGGCCGATCTGGGCGGCGGCTGGAGCATCGAGGCGGTCGGCATCGGGCAGCGTATTCGCGGCGCCGACAGCCAATATGCCGATCGTGAAGGCCCGCCGCTGACCCGCTCGGCACCCGTCACCGAAGGTTTCTCCGCCGATTTCGGGCAGGCGCAGCTGATCCTGTCCGGCCGGATCGGGCAGGTGCGTTTCCGCACCAGCAGCGGCATCACGGCGCACGACCTGATGGAGCGTTATGACGCGACCCCGCCGGGTGGTCCGGTCCAGCTGTTCGCTCAGGCCAATGCCACCCGGATGCAGGCCAACGAAACCCGCGCCTGGCACTCCGCGCCCGACGGATCGGGTTGGCTCGCGGGGGTCAGCTATGTCCACAACCGCACCCGCCTGACCCGGCTGTTCGGCGAGCCGGGCGACTTGCTGCCGCGCACCGGCGTCGTCAACACGGTGGAGGAGGCCACGCTCTATGGCGAGGCCAGCTTGCGGTTGCTTCCGGGTCTCCTCACCACCGGTGGCCTGCGCGTCACCCGGTCGGTGCTGGACGGGGCGGGCGAGGATTTGCCGCTCGCCTTGTCGTTCCAGGCGCTGGCCAGGCTGCGTGAAGTAACCGCGCGGCGGGCGCAGACGATCCTGCTTCCCTCCGCTTCGGCGCTGATCGACCTGACGCCCGGCGCACAGCTGTTCCTGCGCTATCAGCAGGGGTTTCGTCCCGGCGGGTTGACGATCGAGGGGCCGCTGGTCCGCCGGTTCCGCAACGACCGGGTCGCGACGATCGAGGCGGGCTTGCGAACGGGACAGCCGGTGCGGGACCGCTTCGACGGATCGCTGACCCTGGCGCACACCTCATGGCGCGACATCCAGGCCGACTTCATCGACGCGACCGGCTTGCCGAGCACCGCCAACATCGGCGACGGCCAGCTCTGGACCCTCGAGGCGCTGGCGGGCTTCCGTATCGCCGAGGGGCTGAGGGTGGAGGGCGCGGTGTCCTATAACGACAGCCGCATCGACGAGCCGTCGAGCGCGCAGGCCTTTGCCCTGATGGACGGACTGAGCGCCGACCGGGCGACGATCCTCGCGAGGCTCAGCCAGATCCCCAATATCGCGCGCTTTACCGGCCGGGCGGGGGCAGTCTATCGCCGGATGCTGGCGGGCGGGCGTGACCTGCGGATCGACGGCTGGCTCCGTTATGTCGGATCGTCGCGGCTTGGCGTCGGGCCGATCCTGGGCGAGCGGCAGGGCAGCTATCTCGACAGCGGCGTCACCGCCCGACTGGGGCTGGGCCGCTACGGGTTGACCGCCGGTATCACCAACTTGGCCGATGTGCGCGGCAATCGCTTCGCCTTGGGCACGCCCTTTACGACGGGGCGCGATCAGGTGACGCCGCTGCGGCCCCGCACGCTCCGGATCGGGCTGGACGCCGCCTTCTGA
- a CDS encoding FecR family protein, translating to MSQDRLSPAHGVDTVALDWALRMADPARADWDAFTDWLEADPGHAERYDRAAATLLDAEEALSVQPEVAAPVAIAPEPELVQRHPLRWIGGAMAAALIGAIGVSAWQDRPQPYAVETAAGETRRIPLSDGSSVTLAGLSRVELDHAEPRRAVLARGEALFQVRHDAQHPFAVQAGTLALIDLGTVFDVRMGGQTRVAVAEGAVMIDPKGAALRLDAGQAVTVDGSQLTRSAVEPEEVGGWREGRLAFDGTPLGMVAEDVSRFLARPVTVAPAIAARPFRGTIDLEAVRRDPAVLGPLMDVRVRQAATGWMLEPRE from the coding sequence ATGAGCCAGGACCGTCTTTCCCCCGCGCACGGCGTCGATACGGTCGCGCTCGACTGGGCGCTGCGCATGGCCGATCCGGCGCGCGCCGACTGGGACGCCTTTACCGACTGGCTGGAGGCGGACCCCGGCCATGCCGAGCGCTACGACCGGGCGGCCGCGACCCTGCTGGACGCTGAGGAGGCGCTGTCGGTGCAGCCCGAGGTCGCGGCGCCCGTCGCGATCGCGCCGGAGCCGGAGCTCGTGCAACGGCATCCGCTGCGCTGGATCGGCGGGGCCATGGCGGCGGCGCTGATCGGTGCGATCGGCGTGAGCGCCTGGCAGGATCGGCCCCAACCCTATGCGGTCGAGACGGCCGCCGGGGAGACCCGCCGCATCCCGCTATCGGATGGCAGCAGCGTCACCCTGGCGGGGCTGAGCCGGGTCGAGTTGGACCACGCCGAACCGCGTCGGGCGGTGCTGGCTCGCGGCGAGGCGCTGTTCCAGGTGCGGCATGATGCGCAGCACCCCTTTGCGGTTCAGGCCGGGACGCTGGCCCTGATCGATCTGGGCACGGTATTCGACGTGCGAATGGGCGGGCAAACTCGTGTCGCCGTGGCCGAGGGTGCGGTGATGATCGACCCCAAGGGGGCCGCGCTCCGCCTCGACGCCGGGCAGGCGGTGACGGTCGATGGCAGCCAACTGACCCGATCGGCCGTGGAGCCCGAAGAGGTCGGCGGCTGGCGCGAGGGCAGGCTGGCCTTTGACGGCACACCGCTGGGCATGGTGGCGGAAGATGTGTCGCGCTTCCTGGCCCGGCCGGTGACGGTCGCGCCCGCCATCGCCGCGCGGCCTTTCCGGGGGACGATCGACCTGGAAGCGGTCCGGCGCGATCCGGCGGTGCTGGGGCCGCTGATGGATGTGAGGGTGCGACAAGCTGCGACCGGCTGGATGCTGGAACCGCGCGAGTGA
- a CDS encoding RNA polymerase sigma factor — MPPTGLEAVFLANRDKLVRFLTARGAGDAAEDLVQDLWVKVAVRMDGPIANPLAYLYRAADMLMIDRYRSRRQAALREQDWVEGEGPESPPGAERAVVARQTAEQVAATLAGLGERPATVFRRVRVDGIPQRQVAAELGVSISTVESDLRMAAHALAALKERIE, encoded by the coding sequence ATGCCGCCCACCGGGCTTGAGGCCGTTTTCCTTGCCAATCGCGACAAGCTCGTCCGTTTCCTGACGGCGCGCGGGGCGGGCGATGCGGCGGAGGATCTGGTACAGGATTTGTGGGTGAAGGTCGCGGTCCGGATGGACGGGCCGATCGCCAATCCGCTGGCCTATCTCTACCGCGCGGCCGACATGCTGATGATCGATCGTTATCGGTCACGGCGACAGGCCGCGTTGCGCGAACAGGATTGGGTGGAGGGCGAAGGCCCGGAGTCGCCCCCCGGCGCCGAACGCGCAGTGGTTGCGCGCCAGACCGCCGAACAGGTCGCCGCCACGCTGGCGGGCCTGGGGGAGCGACCCGCGACCGTCTTTCGCCGCGTTCGGGTCGACGGTATTCCCCAGCGTCAGGTGGCGGCCGAACTGGGTGTCAGTATCAGCACCGTCGAAAGCGATCTCCGTATGGCGGCCCATGCGCTGGCCGCGCTGAAGGAACGGATCGAATGA